GCCATCGTTGTCATGACATCACAAACTCCTTTTGAAAGTAGACTgatataaaatcatttatatttttgtaagcATACAAGCAAacattacaatacaataaaacatgAAACGTACAATAAACAGCGCCTCACTTTACGGAGCAGGTTCCAcgagtttcattttttttctgctttaaaaaGACACATTACAGTAGTGTCTACTCCTTTCGATAATAGATTAGCAACATATCAGtcaatatatctatataatattatattaaacgcaatttaaaaaagaaaaagataaaggaATGCCCAGTGTCTCTCCTCTATTCAGCGTCATCTTATTAAGACGTCTTGTCCTCTTGCTAAAGAGTTTGGTTTTTGTTGAGTAGAAATGCTTTAATATCCAATAGTGTTATTGAAGTGTGTTCAAGTCTAAGCACTTTTATTTGAACCGATCCACCAAAAATAAGTTTTTAACTCCTGATGTCTTAAAAGTTGGAGTGGACTGTCCTTTTGTTCCTTCTATGTACACCAAGCATTGCCATGTTTGCAATTCAAATGCTCTGCATCAGAAAGTCCTCCTTATTTCACAGTGTGACCAGGCTCCAGTGGCATCTTCTTTGACCCATGGCAACATGTCATTCAGGGCAGATGGGGCATTTTCGGTGTCCTCTGTGGACAGGGCTGGAAGTTTGGCTACATGTTCACTATACGTTGGGCACGGGAAGCTGGAAGGCAGCTGGAAGGAAGAGTGATATGGAACATCATCCAGGGTGTGCAGGGAATAAAACTGCGATGAGCCCATGCTGGAGCTCCTGGAGGACGAGCGGTACTGGCTGGGGCTGGACGGCTCCACGGTTGCCGGAGCCAAACCGTTCCCACACAACCCCTCCGCAGGCTCCATCCCGGCCTGCTCCCAGGAATCCCTctgcgcacacaaacacaaacatgaccCAGATTCCTGGCTGTGTGTTAATCTACAGATGGGCGATGATCTTATCAGAGATGAACAGTGACAGTTTAGCCTGTGGTACAAGGCTGATAACATATCTTTGTTTTAAAGAGCCTGTGAGCATTAAAGGTTGTTTTACACAGAATTaaagtgtgtataaataaaaaagaaattagaaatATATTTCCACTACCGTGGTTCCTGGTCTTGGATAAACAACATTTTGTTCTAAAGTATAGAAGATATTTAGAGGAATGACAGTAAAAACACACGACTAATTTttagtaaattattattatttttattattagatttttataGTTAAAAGGAGTTTTGTTGTACAAATCTCTGCCATgatcattattttaaaattcacCATTCGTTGCTACAGTTTAGAGCAATAGGAAGATCCACACCTCACTAATTGCCTTACCAGCATAAAGTGAGAGGCATCTCCAGGAAAAGGGGGAAGCCGAGTGGCCAAGGCCGAGGACGAGAAGAGAGAACTTCCTCCCCCAGTGTGAGCAGCACTGCGATAGTCACTAAAGGTCTCTGGGTAGTAACTATCTATCAGGGATGAGTAGGTAGGCATGGGGGTCGTGTCACAGGAGAAGGACTTTGCTGTCAGTGCTGAAGAGTAAATGTCTGTCGAGAACTGCTTGCTTGAAGAGCAAAACTCAGCATCAGGAAAGATTGGTCTTCTCATGCTGTAGTATCCTGGCAGGGAATGGGAACCTAAACATAATGGGAATAAACATGAGTCCTGAACCTTGTGTGAACCTGAAATGCCTGTCACAAATGAGCAAATACAGAGGAAAGATTAGAAAAATAATGGCATTCACTTGATTGTAAATACCGAGAACTCGCTTGGTTCTACTGTACTGCTTTGCATGTTGCATGTTGTAGGTAGTGAGTGACTGTGAAGACCTTATACTTCACATTCAGTATATCTcacataatctctctctctaggtACAGTTCAAAATCTGATAACACTGTAGTTTTCAATcatgttatttttcacattagcCAAGAGACAAATATTTGTTTGGATGATGTCAAGACAAAATTCTTTCTTAGTTATGTTGTGTTCTTCATTAGTATGATAAAACTAGGTTGTAAAGTcagtaaataaatgtacattcaAATTATAAGCATGCATTTTTGTTCAACTCATTCTATGCTTGACGTTGTAAACATTCTAAACATAAGGATGAAGAGATCATGTTGTAAAATAGCTTTGGAAAACAGCTGTGGTGTTTAAGAAAAACATGGGGATTTTacttaaatggttaaaaaagaaaagtagaaCCTCACCTGCCATTTGGACGAGCGGGCTCTGAGTGGACACCGCCTAAAAACAGAGAAGAAGTAGTGAGATCTCAAaggtattgttttatttaaatagtatGCCAAATGTATATGCCTAGATatgcacatactgtacgtaTCTTTATACATAAAgtgaaatatacagt
The window above is part of the Hemibagrus wyckioides isolate EC202008001 linkage group LG17, SWU_Hwy_1.0, whole genome shotgun sequence genome. Proteins encoded here:
- the si:ch211-213d14.1 gene encoding POU class 2 homeobox associating-factor 2, whose amino-acid sequence is MEAEYSKRVYQGVRVKHTVKDLLAEKRSRQTSGPRFTAVSTQSPLVQMAGSHSLPGYYSMRRPIFPDAEFCSSSKQFSTDIYSSALTAKSFSCDTTPMPTYSSLIDSYYPETFSDYRSAAHTGGGSSLFSSSALATRLPPFPGDASHFMLRDSWEQAGMEPAEGLCGNGLAPATVEPSSPSQYRSSSRSSSMGSSQFYSLHTLDDVPYHSSFQLPSSFPCPTYSEHVAKLPALSTEDTENAPSALNDMLPWVKEDATGAWSHCEIRRTF